From Thiomicrospira sp. XS5, one genomic window encodes:
- a CDS encoding HlyD family efflux transporter periplasmic adaptor subunit encodes MKKRILLGVVILVILSASGWYFLQKPAAQAPGQLTLYGNVDLRQVNLAFQVTGQIERMQVTEGTHVKPGQELACVDQTRYQAKLELAQANVAALQAHLDKLIAGNRPQEIAQAKNTYLATQSEAKQAYKTYERLKALLPKKLASQEDVDNAEAKAKALRHQEKATYEAWQVAILGARDEDIAQVRAQIAQAEAEVKLAEKNLTDTQLLSPIDGIVRDRVLEPGDLAQPQQTVMTLALNSPKWVRAYVSETALGQLKLGQPARVRTDSYPDKDYSGWIGYISPTAEFTPKTVQTEELRTQLVYQVRVFTCDPDSELRLGMPATVSLDLHAPPLKNPQCDAPSDHLADN; translated from the coding sequence ATGAAAAAACGCATTCTATTGGGTGTTGTCATTCTGGTAATCCTGTCTGCCTCCGGCTGGTATTTCCTGCAAAAACCCGCCGCCCAAGCGCCCGGCCAACTGACGCTCTATGGCAATGTCGATTTACGCCAGGTCAATCTCGCTTTTCAGGTCACCGGACAGATTGAACGCATGCAAGTCACCGAAGGCACCCACGTTAAGCCCGGCCAAGAACTGGCCTGTGTCGATCAAACGCGTTACCAAGCCAAGCTGGAACTGGCCCAAGCCAATGTCGCGGCCCTTCAAGCTCACCTCGACAAACTCATCGCCGGCAACCGTCCTCAAGAAATCGCCCAAGCCAAAAACACCTATCTCGCCACGCAAAGTGAAGCCAAGCAAGCCTATAAAACCTACGAACGCTTGAAAGCCCTGTTACCGAAAAAACTCGCATCGCAGGAAGACGTCGATAACGCCGAAGCCAAGGCCAAAGCCTTGCGCCATCAGGAAAAAGCCACCTATGAAGCTTGGCAGGTCGCCATTCTCGGCGCTCGCGACGAAGACATCGCGCAGGTGCGGGCCCAAATCGCGCAAGCCGAGGCCGAAGTCAAACTGGCGGAAAAAAACCTCACCGATACCCAACTGCTTTCTCCCATTGACGGCATCGTCCGCGACCGGGTACTGGAACCGGGCGACCTCGCCCAACCGCAACAAACCGTCATGACGCTGGCCCTCAACAGCCCGAAATGGGTGCGCGCTTACGTGTCCGAAACCGCCCTCGGGCAACTCAAACTCGGCCAACCGGCTCGCGTCCGAACCGACAGCTACCCCGACAAAGATTACTCCGGCTGGATCGGTTACATCTCACCGACCGCCGAATTCACCCCGAAAACAGTGCAAACCGAAGAACTGCGCACTCAGTTGGTCTACCAGGTTCGCGTCTTCACCTGCGATCCGGACAGCGAACTCCGCCTCGGGATGCCGGCCACCGTCTCACTCGACCTCCACGCCCCGCCGTTGAAGAACCCACAATGCGACGCGCCATCGGATCACCTGGCGGATAACTAA
- a CDS encoding ATP-binding cassette domain-containing protein, with product MLMDSAAPLSIENVSKAFVLPNRRVQALDDVTFHIEPGQVTGLIGADAAGKTTLMRLVAGLLTLDAGRINVLGYDVTESPLAIQSAIGYMPQQFGLYQDLTVLENLQLYADLQSLPLDQRDARFDQLLNMTGMAPFRARLAGKLSGGMKQKLGLACTLLKSPDLLLLDEPTVGVDPVSRRELWEIVYHAVEENGMSVLLSTAYLDEAERCRDIKLLHEGRLLSEGPPDQFTQPLQNRTFLVSSNAACPKRQLKKQLSHQPGVRDALIFGETVRILTADVQPEPDTLLAPLNCPNADLRIEPVDPRFEDAFVDQLSQQDDAVAEPSQPMETAESTPDDDKAPSSDPAIDVENLVCRFGDFVAVDHLSFQVQRGEIFGLLGANGAGKTTTFRMLCGLLPATEGHLHVAGLNLRKARAQARARLGYMSQKFSLYGVMTVAQNLNFYSKVYGLSGRRRRERIDWAIEMFELETYLHQTSHDLPLGFKQRLAMACALMHEPDILFLDEPTSGVDPMGRRDFWNKINALAEQGVTIMVTTHFMEEAEYCDRMAIMASGQILAIGSPADIKQNAGQTDMEEAFIHIIEQQKTEPTASRQPQNSEAVG from the coding sequence ATGCTGATGGATTCGGCCGCCCCCTTATCGATTGAAAACGTCAGCAAGGCGTTCGTGCTACCGAATCGCCGAGTGCAAGCGCTTGACGACGTCACCTTTCACATCGAACCCGGCCAAGTCACCGGTTTGATCGGCGCGGATGCCGCCGGGAAGACCACCCTGATGCGTTTGGTTGCCGGGTTGCTGACACTGGATGCCGGGCGCATCAACGTTCTCGGTTACGACGTCACCGAATCGCCGCTCGCCATTCAATCGGCCATCGGTTATATGCCGCAACAATTCGGCCTCTATCAAGACCTCACCGTTCTCGAAAACCTCCAACTGTATGCCGATTTGCAAAGCCTACCGCTGGACCAACGTGACGCCCGGTTCGACCAGCTTCTCAACATGACCGGGATGGCGCCTTTTCGGGCCCGCTTGGCTGGCAAACTCTCCGGCGGCATGAAACAAAAACTCGGTCTGGCCTGCACTTTATTGAAATCGCCGGATTTACTGTTATTGGACGAACCGACTGTCGGCGTCGACCCGGTTTCGCGCCGCGAGCTCTGGGAAATCGTCTATCACGCCGTAGAAGAAAACGGCATGAGCGTTCTGCTCAGCACGGCCTATCTCGACGAGGCCGAGCGCTGCCGTGATATCAAACTGTTACACGAAGGTCGCCTGCTGTCGGAAGGACCGCCCGACCAGTTCACCCAACCGCTTCAAAACCGAACCTTTCTGGTCAGCAGCAATGCGGCCTGTCCCAAACGGCAATTGAAAAAGCAGCTCAGCCACCAACCCGGTGTGCGCGATGCCTTGATTTTCGGCGAGACGGTCCGCATTCTCACCGCCGACGTTCAACCCGAACCGGATACATTACTTGCACCACTGAATTGCCCGAACGCCGACTTGCGCATCGAGCCGGTTGATCCACGTTTTGAGGATGCCTTTGTCGATCAACTCAGCCAGCAGGACGACGCCGTTGCCGAACCCTCGCAACCGATGGAAACCGCCGAGTCGACGCCCGACGATGACAAGGCCCCATCTTCCGATCCCGCCATTGATGTCGAAAACCTGGTGTGTCGCTTCGGCGATTTCGTCGCGGTCGACCACCTGTCGTTTCAAGTGCAACGCGGTGAAATCTTCGGCTTGCTGGGCGCCAACGGGGCCGGAAAGACCACCACCTTCCGCATGCTATGCGGGTTGCTGCCCGCCACCGAAGGCCATTTACACGTCGCCGGGCTCAACCTGCGCAAAGCGCGCGCTCAAGCTCGGGCCCGGCTGGGGTATATGTCACAGAAGTTCTCGCTTTACGGTGTAATGACCGTGGCCCAAAACCTCAACTTTTACAGCAAAGTTTACGGCTTGAGCGGGCGACGCCGCCGGGAACGCATCGATTGGGCCATCGAAATGTTCGAACTGGAAACCTATCTACACCAGACCAGCCACGACCTGCCGCTCGGCTTCAAGCAACGCCTGGCGATGGCTTGTGCCCTAATGCACGAGCCGGACATTCTGTTTCTGGACGAACCGACTTCCGGCGTCGACCCGATGGGACGACGGGATTTCTGGAACAAAATCAATGCGCTGGCCGAACAGGGCGTGACCATAATGGTCACCACCCATTTCATGGAAGAAGCGGAATACTGCGACCGGATGGCGATTATGGCCAGCGGCCAAATTCTCGCCATCGGCTCACCGGCCGACATCAAACAAAACGCTGGTCAAACCGATATGGAAGAGGCCTTTATCCACATTATCGAACAGCAAAAAACCGAGCCGACAGCGTCTCGCCAGCCTCAGAATTCGGAGGCCGTCGGATGA
- a CDS encoding ABC transporter permease, whose protein sequence is MSATTRQARWMRIRGLIRKEFLQIIRDPSSISIAFILPIILLLIFGYGVNLDAKHIKLGVVQQQPSVESQSFVSRFHRSEYFNTRNYLTVNDGQNAMQTGDIQALLILKSNFAREFHQTDAAPVQLLVNGVDSNTANLINGYVQGTWAEWLIAYGDARGIEFSQPVEQLTRIWFNSEINSRYFLVPGLIAIIMTLIGALLTSLVIAREWERGTMEALLVTPVSIQELLLSKVIPYFVLGMGGMLLSLVMALFLFEVPLRGALAWLLLSSAVFLWVALSMGILISTVGKTQFVAGQIAIIVTFLPAFLLSGFIFDIGSTPVFIQWVTHIVPARYFVALLQTEFLAGDILWVILPNLAALVLMGLILTLVVLKKSYKRLD, encoded by the coding sequence ATGAGTGCGACAACACGTCAAGCCCGCTGGATGCGTATTCGGGGGTTAATTCGCAAGGAATTTCTACAAATCATCCGCGACCCGAGCAGCATCAGCATCGCCTTTATTCTGCCGATTATCCTGTTGTTGATTTTCGGTTACGGTGTCAACCTTGATGCCAAGCACATCAAGCTCGGCGTCGTCCAACAACAACCCTCGGTGGAATCACAGAGTTTCGTCAGCCGCTTCCACCGTTCGGAATATTTCAACACCCGTAATTATCTGACCGTCAACGACGGTCAAAACGCCATGCAGACCGGTGACATCCAAGCCTTATTGATTCTCAAAAGCAATTTCGCGCGGGAGTTCCATCAAACCGACGCCGCCCCCGTGCAATTGCTGGTCAATGGCGTGGATTCCAACACCGCCAACCTCATCAACGGTTATGTGCAGGGTACCTGGGCGGAGTGGCTGATCGCTTACGGCGACGCGCGTGGCATCGAATTCAGTCAGCCGGTGGAACAGCTCACCCGCATCTGGTTCAACAGTGAGATTAACAGCCGCTATTTTCTGGTGCCGGGCTTAATTGCCATCATCATGACGCTGATCGGCGCCCTGCTGACCTCGCTGGTCATCGCCCGTGAATGGGAACGCGGCACCATGGAAGCCCTGCTGGTCACGCCCGTGTCGATTCAAGAACTGCTGTTAAGCAAAGTCATTCCGTATTTCGTGCTGGGCATGGGCGGCATGTTGCTAAGTTTGGTGATGGCCCTGTTCCTGTTCGAAGTACCGTTACGCGGCGCTTTGGCCTGGCTGCTGCTGAGCTCGGCGGTGTTTCTGTGGGTGGCGCTGTCAATGGGCATCCTGATCTCCACCGTCGGGAAAACCCAATTTGTCGCCGGGCAAATCGCCATTATCGTCACCTTTTTGCCCGCCTTTCTGTTGTCCGGCTTTATTTTCGACATCGGCAGTACCCCCGTGTTCATCCAATGGGTCACACACATCGTCCCGGCGCGTTACTTCGTCGCCTTGTTGCAAACCGAATTCCTCGCCGGAGACATTCTGTGGGTGATTCTGCCCAACCTCGCCGCCTTGGTTTTGATGGGATTGATTTTGACACTGGTTGTTTTGAAAAAATCCTATAAGAGGTTGGACTGA